GACGCCGATGACACATCGGCGACAGGATGGGGAAGACGCCGATGACATGTCGGCAACGGGATGGGCATTCAGATCATAACATATCTGTGCAGCATGTTTTCTCTAAATAAACAAGGCGGTTTCATTCGGAGTACTTTCACATGGGTACTTCTTTTCACATGGGTACTTCTTTTACCGTCGGATCTCGTCTTGGGTGGCCTATACTTTTTCCAGTGTAAATTTTGTCTTAATATTATACCTGTGAGTTCCATTATCCTAGAGACATAAATGAATAAACACCAAATATTTCCATTTAGCTTACTCAGAACAAGAATATGTTTTCAAGTTTTGCATAAGTGCATAACTTCTATATTGCAATGAATCAAGAGGCAAAAAAAAAGGGGAAGAACCGAAGCAAAATACGAAGGGCAAGAGAGCTCTCCTTTGCATCCTTATTTTGAATATTTGTTAGAACCCTAACCGTGTCGGTATAACTTTGAGTGTTCGGGCTGAGATAATTGGTGCTTTGTCCTTTTATGTAGACATAGTACTATCATTCCAGAATTAGTGAGTACATCAGAATATTTTAGAAATAAGAAAAAAATTATTCGAGACTCTAACAACCACACCATGTTTTGCGCAAATCTCCATATAGGATATTATGATATGACTTGTTGCAAATATAATGGTGTCTTCACAAGATTCATTGGGCTACATGATTTCAAAGAAATATTCAATTTCTGTAGAGTTTTGTAGCATAAAAACTTCACGGGAAAATGATGTAACAAAGTATGTATAGGTGGAAAATAATTCAAAAAAACTCATCAAGATTAGTATGAAAATAATTACACTCATCAAGATTAGTATGGCATACATTGTCAGCAATTAGCAATATAAATGCAGTAGAAAACTCTCGGAGAATGCCTAGGTGGCCTTGTTACATTTTGCTAACAACCAATGAAATTAATCTCTTTATGTTCATAGTCATAATCCAAAAAAATGTAAAAGAATCCTTATTTTCCATGGTTGAACTGTCATTAATCACTCAGCCAACCACGTTTCTGTTTTAATTACTCAAGAAATGCCTCAAATATGCAAATAGGAGTCAAATGCAATTGTTTTTTTAATCCCACTCATCAGGATTCGAACTCAAGACCTCTAGCGCGTACTGCGCAAATTGAGTTGCCTGCAGCGGCGAATTCAACTTAAAGCTGAAGATGCTTTGGGAAATGTGAGCAATTCACTTCTACTTCAACATGGATGTCTTATTGAgcattcatcatgtcatgaaaaCTAAAGATTGTCACTTTTTTTGACAGTTGGTATCCACCAAAACTGAATTTCGTAATTTACATCTAAATTTTCAGTAAGGTTCACAATCAAATAAAAGAGAGCCAATATATATCTTTATTGCCAAGGTGTGACAAAAATATATATCACAAAATCAGTACACTCAGTAATAACCATGCCATTATTAAAAGGCGGACATCATACCCTCAGGGAGGTATGCTCTATATGAGAGCCTACATGCGCAAGAAATACAACATCTTATTTCTAGCTTGTGTGCTATATATAGGTACTGCATGACGATACGACCATACGTAGGTAAGCACACATACGTAACTAGTAGGCTCAAGCTTGCCTTCACCTTGAACATGAGGGGTATGTAGGTAAATTACTCAAGTGAACCTTCTCCCACCTGTGCCTGTTTGACGCTGACAGTTAAAGTACTTCGCGGCCACAGGCTTGCCGAGGTTGAAACGGCGTGCAAAATTGCGCAAGTTGAAGTTTTGACGCACTTGCGGTGCAAACACCGTGCCCCGTCCCAGTTGCTGGTAGAGCACCAAGACAATACGGTGGATGCCCATGGTGGGGCTTGGGTTCTCATATGGTATGAGCTCTCGGCCTGCCATTTAATTCAAAAGAAATCATGAGAAACACAAACTTAATTTGTGGCGTTTCCATTCTAGTAATAAAAAGATGCAGATACAATAAAAAGATGAAGATACAATCACATAGCACACTCTAAAATATTTGTGTATATTCCCAGCATCTTTACATTTTTTTACAAATATTAAGTGTTTATACGTATCATCTTCTATTTTCATAAAAAAAGAACATGTTATATCTTGATAAGTTATACTCTTGCATatataaatagagagagagagagagagagtacgtattcTTGCAAAGGCTCCACTCAAGTCATATATATGTAGGACAAGTGTGACAAATAAAGGAGAGTAAATTAAAGAAAATACATACTCTTCTGACATTTTTGGAAAAGTTCAATTTACTAATAAAAAACTAGAGCTGGCTATAATGCCAAAACACAGAAGAAATGTTTTGTAAGATAGCATATAAAACATCTAGTTCCTTTGCAATAATATTTCCATTTAATTCCTCCAGTGTATATATTATTTATGTGATAGACTATATATGGATCAATATAATCTAACATTGCATATGTTGAAGCATATACAATTACATAACATTATAAAATACTTAGATATGTGCCCAATATCTTTACTCTTTTCACATATATAACTAAGCACGGTGGGAGAGCCAGAAATGTGAATTGGCCAGCAGgacaaattttatcaaagttcGATCAAATTGAAAAAAAATGCAATGGAAATTACACTTAGGCGAGAgggttccccccccccccccccccccctccgccATTGACTAAGCACATGTATCCTATTTTATTTTCATCATAAAAATATGTTGCATCTAGATGAATAATGTTGTTGCAAAGGGATATGTACTAAAGTCACATAATAGACAAATGTGACAAGAAAGTAAAAAAGTAACCTTGTAAGTTTCTATATGAATGTAAAAGTTCACTAGCAAACGGCTAGATACGGATCTAAAATACCAAAACACGGACACAAATGTGAGATAAGTTAACCAAATAGCAAATTCTGATCCTTTGCAATATTTTTACTTAATTGATACAAATATGTATTATATGATTGAATTGCCGATAAGAAAAGTCTTACATTACATTTGTTGAAGTATATACACTAGCTTATAAGTGTTCACTTCCTTTAATAATGTTTTTCTATATAAATCAGGAGGATGCAAACATATATatgactaaatctaattaaattaCTTTTATTGACCAGAATCGAACCGATAGAAAACATAAATGTTGCATTACACTAAATTATCAAAAAAGGAATTCTTTTGTTTAGGTTTTAAGAGAAGGGGATTACATATTTTACAGAGTCAAATAGAAGAAATGCACTACATATATACTAATATATTAATAACTAAGAATTTACCAAAAAAATACTAATAATGACAAGACTTTGCATTGGCACATTAGCATTAACATTCTACAAGTATTTCTGAATATATATGAACACCTTTAATAAGGAAAAGagtaagggcctctttggcacatCCTCATGCGGTTTTGggcttctccacctttttggcaCTATAGCACAGGCTTCTAGGAGCCAGTGAAGATAAAAAAATATGGCTTCACCGGCTCCATGTTGTTTTTTAGGATGCTGTAAATGGTAGTTGTGCAATGGAGTGTCCGGTGGAGCTGAAGCAGGAGAGCCCTCCAAAATGGGCCCTAAGGTTACACACAATGCAAGGGGCATGACTAAGTTCTAGGGGACTTAATTTTAGGATGTGAGATTTTGAAAAGGAGGGATTTATAATGCATATATATACAATGCAAGTTGTTGATGCTCACCAAAGCTATCATCCGTTGATGCTGGGACGTCGGTCACCATCCTATCAAAAGATAAGGCAGTGAGATTAATTTTCAGTTCTGCAGAACTGTATACGTTGTTTGATCAAATAGTATTATGTGCAAGAACTAGAACTTACCAATGCAAGTATTCCCGTAGAGTAGGGTTGCTGGGATTAGGCGCATCAGGATCCACCATAACCTAATATATTTACATTAACACAAGCACATGGTCAACATGTTAGGGAATTAAAAATAAACCTGAGCATTTTTTGGGCTGGGCTGTGATGAGAATTCCTGCATTTTTTTTTGTTAGTGTCTCTCTCACTGTAAATACTATTTATTAGCATGAGCCGATCTATCTAGTCAACCGAGCTGGGCATGCACCAGGAGACTGGGTTTTAGCCTTCGCAACGAGCCAAgccatccatttcaaactttggCAAGAGTTTGGAATGTAGCTCCGATCCTGAGCATCATTTGGTGTAGTACCCTGGGCTAAGAAAAGGAGTCGACACCTTGGCCATATATATGGCCTACCGCCAAATGGACTCGATCGGATCTGCGGAGTGATGGCTTACTAGGGTATAGGCCACTCGAAAATCATCACCTCCAATCTCAACTCTAGGTTTCACCGACACCGCCGACGCCCGGAACTCCATCCCATCAAACACTGGTCTGCCATCATACATGACAGTTAGAGGCACTGAGCTAGTAAACGGGTCTAAGACATCCCCGATTATGTGTCCCGTCGTCAAGGAGTCATTAGCCATATGCTATATTTTAGTGTGAGAGTATATGGTAGTAGCTAAGACCTACGAAAGCTATCAGGCCTTCCAATGGGCTTGAGTAAATCTCAAGGTCTTTGGGCTATTTATAGTGTCCTagaagatgctcaagaagctgtGCATACATGTGATTCTCGTTTTCAACACAGCTTCAGCATATTCTTATCTGCCCACTTTCCAAATGCGATGCTCTTCTACTTGTTTGACAGGATTTCAAACTTTGTTCAGTGGACTTTCATAGTTTTAAGCATCACACAGACGATGGTGGGAAACAACATATCTATTTCTTATTAAATTGTTAGTCGTCCCCTGGAATCATATCTATCGAATCTTCCAGTGTTTTGCATGTTGGTGTCCTTGCCATGCAGAAGAGAGGACGACGAGGGAGACAAATACACTGTAACACCTGGTTCTCATGTCGATCAATTAGCTGCTCTAATTTGGCTCCATACATTTAGTCAGCATCTATGTATACCTTTTTCTGAAAGTAATTGGCTGTTCATTTATTCATCCTTAAGCCCAGCCCCAGTAACAgattatttgcaaaaaaaaaagtgtcTATAAAGCACCGGATCAATACCTCTTATTGTACGAGAAAAGTATGCATCTTAGCTTCTTGATTAACCGTACAGATGTATCAAATATATATTTTATGTGATCATATATCCTAATAAAATTAACCTAGTTAATGTAGAGAATAGAATCTTCCACAGGTACGGCATGTGTGCACATGAGCACATCTATTTAAGTGCCACATGCATGGCGTATATGTGCCCATTTCGGACTTGGAATAGTCATTT
This DNA window, taken from Miscanthus floridulus cultivar M001 unplaced genomic scaffold, ASM1932011v1 fs_723_1_2, whole genome shotgun sequence, encodes the following:
- the LOC136532837 gene encoding protein FLOWERINGUS T-like; translated protein: MANDSLTTGHIIGDVLDPFTSSVPLTVMYDGRPVFDGMEFRASAVSVKPRVEIGGDDFRVAYTLVMVDPDAPNPSNPTLREYLHWMVTDVPASTDDSFGRELIPYENPSPTMGIHRIVLVLYQQLGRGTVFAPQVRQNFNLRNFARRFNLGKPVAAKYFNCQRQTGTGGRRFT